A genomic segment from Nocardia cyriacigeorgica GUH-2 encodes:
- a CDS encoding cytochrome P450: protein MEPSTRAGQVVLRRPRAALVHAAAAGIDFQWYFRRRRERDGDPFLLRFPGLGEAVFTGTPEGAREVFRAPVDALVPPRPNPIEPLVGTASLILTGGERHRRDRALLAPALHGTRVRGYGELIAESVRCEVDQWRPGSVIDARSAATAITLRVILDAVFGIGAERRPAYLAAIGAFLGSFSGPLMLAPVLRRGLFGLAPWDRFVAARERLDQLLLADIAERRDSPPGEDIASTLLGTRYEDGSTISDHDLCDQLRTLLVAGHETTANTLAWALLRVHREPAVLHRLRDELRAAGPEPAPQELLGLPYLDAVCQETLRLHPAVPIVLRRLTAPYTLRGVALGPDAIMGVAVPLLHSDPAVWSEPDRFRPERFLDRRYTPFEFAPFGGGFRRCVGAALADTELRIALATIVGRTRLRLAPPLDRDRLPRALPRGIATAPSRRIRFTVLE from the coding sequence ATGGAACCGAGCACCCGCGCCGGGCAGGTGGTGCTGCGCCGGCCGCGCGCGGCGCTCGTGCATGCCGCCGCCGCGGGGATCGACTTCCAGTGGTATTTCCGCAGGCGACGCGAGCGTGACGGCGATCCGTTCCTGCTGCGGTTCCCCGGACTCGGCGAAGCGGTGTTCACCGGAACCCCCGAGGGCGCGCGCGAGGTGTTCCGCGCGCCGGTCGACGCACTGGTTCCGCCGCGGCCGAACCCGATCGAACCGCTGGTCGGCACGGCCTCGCTGATCCTGACCGGCGGCGAACGCCACCGCCGCGATCGCGCGCTGCTGGCACCGGCGCTGCATGGGACGCGGGTGCGTGGTTACGGTGAACTCATCGCGGAATCGGTGCGCTGCGAGGTGGATCAATGGCGGCCCGGCAGCGTCATCGATGCGCGTTCAGCGGCTACCGCCATCACGCTGCGGGTGATCCTGGACGCGGTGTTCGGAATCGGTGCCGAACGCCGGCCCGCCTATCTCGCCGCGATCGGCGCGTTCCTCGGCAGCTTCTCCGGACCGTTGATGCTGGCACCCGTCTTGCGCCGCGGGCTGTTCGGGCTGGCGCCGTGGGACCGGTTCGTCGCCGCGCGCGAGCGGCTGGATCAGCTGCTGCTCGCCGATATCGCCGAGCGGCGCGACAGCCCACCTGGTGAGGACATCGCTTCGACCCTGCTCGGCACCCGCTACGAGGACGGCAGCACGATCTCCGATCACGACCTGTGCGATCAGCTGCGCACGCTGCTCGTCGCCGGTCACGAGACCACCGCCAACACGCTGGCCTGGGCGCTGCTGCGGGTGCATCGCGAACCCGCCGTACTGCACCGGTTGCGCGACGAACTGCGGGCCGCGGGTCCGGAGCCGGCGCCGCAGGAGCTGCTCGGGCTGCCCTACCTCGATGCGGTCTGCCAGGAAACGCTGCGGCTGCATCCGGCCGTGCCGATCGTGCTGCGCAGACTCACCGCGCCCTACACGCTGCGCGGGGTGGCGCTGGGACCCGACGCCATCATGGGCGTCGCGGTTCCACTGCTGCATTCCGATCCGGCGGTGTGGTCCGAGCCGGACCGTTTCCGCCCCGAACGCTTTCTCGACCGTCGCTACACCCCGTTCGAGTTCGCACCCTTCGGCGGCGGGTTTCGCCGCTGTGTGGGTGCCGCGCTGGCCGATACCGAACTGCGCATCGCCCTCGCGACCATCGTCGGCCGCACTCGATTGCGGCTCGCACCGCCGCTCGATCGCGACCGGCTGCCCCGCGCCCTGCCGCGCGGGATCGCTACCGCACCGAGCAGACGGATCCGATTCACCGTGCTCGAGTGA
- a CDS encoding S1 family peptidase, producing MFSKLAKAANAVLAVAIGAALLGTGAGAAGAAPGAPVIGGGSGIVIDNMFECTVTTVGHDAAGRLVGLTAGHCGDAGAQVYAEVDRGYGPIGKFVFSNHELDYAVIQFDPNRITPVNRIGNVTITGIGAAPQFPTIVCKEGRTTGNTCGVTWGDIFQTNYETWAQMCVVEGDSGAPVVVGSTLVGMVNAYLAIACFGPEVGTNLTAIMDDVNARGGTGSGFRPI from the coding sequence ATGTTCAGCAAACTCGCCAAGGCGGCCAACGCCGTCCTCGCCGTCGCCATCGGAGCGGCGCTGCTCGGGACCGGCGCTGGCGCCGCCGGCGCCGCACCAGGGGCGCCGGTCATCGGCGGCGGATCAGGAATCGTCATCGACAACATGTTCGAGTGCACGGTCACCACGGTCGGCCACGATGCGGCGGGACGACTGGTCGGACTCACCGCCGGGCACTGCGGCGACGCGGGCGCGCAGGTGTACGCCGAGGTGGACCGCGGCTACGGGCCGATCGGCAAGTTCGTCTTCTCCAACCACGAACTCGATTACGCCGTCATCCAGTTCGATCCGAACCGGATCACCCCGGTGAACCGGATCGGCAACGTCACCATCACCGGGATCGGCGCCGCACCGCAGTTCCCGACCATCGTCTGCAAGGAAGGCCGCACCACCGGCAACACCTGCGGCGTCACCTGGGGCGACATCTTCCAGACCAACTACGAGACCTGGGCCCAGATGTGCGTGGTCGAAGGCGATTCCGGCGCACCGGTTGTCGTCGGGTCCACCCTCGTCGGCATGGTGAACGCCTACCTGGCCATCGCCTGCTTCGGCCCCGAGGTCGGCACCAACCTGACCGCGATCATGGACGACGTCAACGCGCGCGGCGGGACGGGCTCGGGTTTCCGGCCCATCTGA
- the lppU gene encoding LppU family putative lipoprotein: MSGRSTFAHRALVACAVAAALVPFAAGCSTTVTGTAQPALDNAISPTSSAESTSDSEPTSTRSPRTTTSTAPTGGNTSFDAEIGDCVTLGGTTTDAEIDRASCGSRAANYKVIGKVAKRSECVSDADSYYAETVNGVEQGALCLDIDWVVGGCMDVGGEDPKRVDCTEPAVDGVKVLSIEQDADSADACGAGGSGYVYPERRFVVCVEEL; encoded by the coding sequence GTGTCTGGTCGATCGACCTTCGCCCATCGCGCGCTCGTGGCCTGTGCCGTCGCGGCGGCGCTCGTACCGTTCGCCGCCGGGTGTAGCACCACCGTCACCGGCACCGCGCAACCCGCGCTGGACAACGCGATCTCCCCGACCAGCAGCGCCGAATCGACCTCCGATTCCGAGCCGACCAGCACCCGCTCGCCGCGCACCACCACCAGCACCGCGCCGACCGGCGGCAACACCTCCTTCGACGCCGAGATCGGCGACTGCGTGACCCTCGGTGGCACCACCACCGACGCCGAGATCGATCGGGCCTCCTGTGGCAGCCGCGCGGCCAACTACAAGGTCATCGGCAAGGTGGCCAAGCGATCCGAATGCGTCAGCGATGCCGACAGCTATTACGCCGAAACCGTCAACGGTGTCGAGCAGGGCGCGCTGTGCCTGGATATCGACTGGGTGGTCGGCGGCTGCATGGATGTCGGCGGTGAGGATCCCAAGCGGGTGGACTGCACCGAACCGGCCGTCGACGGGGTGAAGGTGCTCTCGATCGAGCAGGACGCCGACTCCGCCGATGCCTGCGGTGCGGGCGGCAGCGGGTACGTCTACCCGGAGCGCCGGTTCGTGGTGTGCGTCGAGGAGCTGTAG
- a CDS encoding MlaE family ABC transporter permease: MSDAVEWTKDYWRDHPKKSLETLGRQMTMGAQAVTELVVAIFRRRFPFDEFIRQCAFMASVAAAPTLLVAIPIGVIVSIQVGAVASQVGATSFIGAANGLGIIQQGAPLVTVLMIAGAVGSAICADLGSRTIREEIDAMKVMGVDPMRRLVAPRLGAAMIVSVLLCGFVVFVGFLTGYIFNIFAQGGTPGSYIATFSSFAVTLDLLVALIKSLLFGLLAAIIACDTGLNTRGGPGGVANSVNTAVVMSAVMLFGVNVIFTQVYNTLFPPTVV, translated from the coding sequence TTGAGCGATGCGGTCGAGTGGACGAAGGACTACTGGCGCGACCATCCCAAAAAGTCGCTGGAAACGCTCGGCCGTCAGATGACGATGGGCGCGCAGGCCGTCACCGAACTCGTCGTCGCCATCTTCCGGCGCCGGTTTCCGTTCGACGAGTTCATCCGCCAGTGCGCCTTCATGGCCAGCGTCGCCGCCGCGCCCACGCTGCTGGTCGCCATCCCGATCGGCGTCATCGTCTCGATTCAGGTCGGCGCGGTCGCCAGTCAGGTCGGTGCCACCTCGTTCATCGGTGCGGCCAACGGCCTCGGCATCATTCAGCAGGGCGCGCCACTGGTCACCGTGCTGATGATCGCAGGCGCCGTCGGTTCGGCCATCTGCGCCGACCTCGGTTCCCGGACCATCCGTGAGGAAATCGACGCCATGAAGGTGATGGGCGTCGATCCGATGCGGCGCCTGGTCGCGCCCCGGCTCGGCGCGGCGATGATCGTCAGCGTGCTGCTGTGCGGGTTCGTCGTCTTCGTCGGCTTCCTGACCGGCTACATCTTCAATATCTTCGCCCAGGGCGGCACCCCCGGCTCCTACATCGCGACCTTCTCCTCGTTCGCGGTGACCCTGGATCTGCTGGTGGCACTGATCAAGTCGCTGCTGTTCGGCCTGCTCGCGGCCATCATCGCCTGCGATACCGGGCTCAACACCCGCGGCGGCCCCGGCGGTGTGGCCAACTCGGTCAACACCGCCGTCGTCATGTCCGCGGTGATGTTGTTCGGCGTGAACGTCATCTTCACGCAGGTCTACAACACCCTCTTCCCCCCGACGGTGGTGTAG
- a CDS encoding serine hydrolase domain-containing protein produces MLVDPRFIRLADHFFGMFTQPSRGGGALAIYLDGEPVVDIWAGWAAKDKRWNGENVALTFSTGKGVASTVLHRVAERGLIDYDTPVAEYWPEFAAHGKEDITVRDVLSHRAGLHRVRGLVPGREGILDYDSVVRALADSPPDPRRIRTSGYHAITFGWLVAELVQRVTGEPFTDVLRREIAIPLGTDEFWFRVPESERYRIAKTFPHLAPPGIRWNTASSVLSWVRPVRGLAEAGMPESFDELVRDPRVHDAVMPGWNGVFSARALARMYGALANRGEVAGLGADRGRMIQFLNPETIEKINQVQPTESRDYVLGFPLRFTLGYHRPVLMTKQQPRKAFGHYGVGGSGAYADPLLGMSVAFVTNRLGNAVTALGDARLARLAALARNTVRKERPVDDLDTVHEH; encoded by the coding sequence ATGCTGGTCGACCCGCGGTTCATCCGGCTGGCCGACCATTTCTTCGGCATGTTCACCCAGCCCAGCCGGGGCGGCGGCGCGCTGGCGATCTATCTGGACGGCGAACCGGTGGTCGACATCTGGGCCGGCTGGGCGGCCAAGGACAAGCGCTGGAACGGCGAGAACGTCGCGCTGACCTTCTCCACCGGCAAGGGTGTCGCCTCGACGGTGCTGCACCGGGTGGCCGAACGCGGTCTCATCGATTACGACACGCCCGTCGCCGAGTACTGGCCGGAGTTCGCCGCGCACGGAAAAGAGGACATCACCGTGCGGGATGTGCTGTCCCACCGCGCCGGTCTGCACCGGGTGCGCGGGCTGGTGCCGGGCCGCGAGGGCATCCTCGACTACGACTCGGTGGTGCGGGCGCTGGCCGACAGCCCGCCGGACCCGCGGCGCATCCGCACCTCCGGCTACCACGCCATCACCTTCGGCTGGCTGGTCGCCGAACTGGTGCAGCGGGTGACCGGCGAGCCCTTCACCGACGTGCTGCGCCGCGAGATCGCGATCCCGCTGGGCACCGACGAATTCTGGTTCCGGGTACCCGAATCCGAGCGCTACCGGATCGCCAAGACATTTCCGCACCTGGCTCCGCCCGGTATCCGCTGGAACACCGCGTCGTCGGTGCTGTCGTGGGTGCGGCCGGTGCGCGGGCTGGCCGAGGCCGGAATGCCGGAGAGTTTCGACGAGCTGGTGCGCGATCCGCGGGTGCACGATGCCGTGATGCCCGGCTGGAACGGCGTGTTCTCGGCGCGTGCGCTGGCCAGGATGTACGGCGCACTCGCCAATCGCGGAGAGGTCGCCGGGCTCGGCGCCGATCGCGGGCGCATGATTCAGTTCTTGAATCCCGAGACCATCGAGAAGATCAATCAGGTGCAGCCGACCGAGAGCCGCGACTATGTGCTCGGGTTCCCGCTGCGGTTCACCCTCGGCTATCACCGTCCGGTGCTGATGACCAAGCAGCAGCCGCGAAAAGCTTTCGGGCACTACGGCGTCGGCGGGTCCGGGGCATATGCCGATCCGCTGCTCGGCATGTCGGTCGCGTTCGTCACCAATCGGCTCGGCAACGCGGTCACCGCGCTCGGTGACGCCCGGCTGGCCCGGTTGGCGGCGCTGGCGCGCAATACCGTCCGCAAGGAACGTCCCGTCGACGATCTCGACACCGTCCACGAGCACTGA
- a CDS encoding MlaE family ABC transporter permease: MSATYVPPLLRPFQKLRTAATAPKDMLARLGHQVFFFLRSIGSMPLAFKQYPKEVWRLLSDVTWGNGNLVVGGGTIGVILILSAFGGMTVGIQGHTSLNLLGLSPITGAISAFATTRELGPLLAALAFAAQAGCRFTAQLGAMRISEEIDALESVAIRPLPYLVSTRMIAAMITIVPLYCLGLAMAYISCAVTVQLIGGTDSGTYMHYFYQFLIPTDVLYSLLKAIVFVAITTFIQCYYGFFASGGPEGVGVAAGRAIKMCIIVVVFADLFMTLAIWGVNPGIRISG, encoded by the coding sequence GTGTCCGCGACTTATGTGCCGCCCCTGCTGCGGCCCTTCCAGAAGCTCCGCACCGCGGCCACCGCGCCCAAGGACATGCTGGCCCGCCTGGGCCACCAGGTGTTCTTCTTCCTGCGCTCGATCGGCTCGATGCCGCTGGCGTTCAAGCAGTACCCGAAGGAAGTCTGGCGGCTGCTGTCCGATGTCACCTGGGGCAACGGCAATCTCGTCGTCGGTGGCGGCACCATTGGCGTCATCCTGATCCTGTCCGCCTTCGGCGGTATGACCGTCGGCATCCAGGGTCACACCTCACTGAATCTGCTCGGGCTGAGCCCGATCACCGGCGCCATCTCGGCCTTCGCCACCACCCGTGAGCTCGGCCCGCTGCTGGCGGCGCTGGCGTTCGCGGCGCAGGCCGGCTGCCGGTTCACCGCGCAGCTGGGCGCCATGCGCATCTCCGAGGAGATCGACGCGCTCGAATCGGTGGCCATCCGGCCGCTGCCCTACCTGGTCAGCACCCGGATGATCGCGGCGATGATCACCATCGTCCCGCTGTACTGCCTCGGCCTGGCCATGGCCTACATCTCCTGCGCGGTCACCGTGCAGCTGATCGGCGGCACCGACAGCGGTACCTACATGCATTACTTCTACCAATTCCTGATACCGACCGACGTGCTCTATTCGCTGCTCAAAGCGATCGTGTTCGTCGCGATCACCACGTTCATCCAGTGCTACTACGGCTTCTTCGCCTCGGGTGGTCCCGAGGGTGTCGGTGTGGCAGCGGGTCGCGCGATCAAGATGTGCATCATCGTGGTCGTCTTCGCCGACCTGTTCATGACCTTGGCAATCTGGGGTGTCAACCCCGGCATCCGGATCTCGGGGTAG
- a CDS encoding MCE family protein, producing MTKIKTWFNANRYFGLGIIGAALVAVVVIASSGFQSLGIGEQSIEAEFVQAAGIKVGDKVDVAGVPVGRVSGAELEGDHVVITLQVSDDVKLGPDAHASIKMATLLGARYIDLEPGDGSGLPDKRIPKTNTTVPYNLADVVQRGTPKFEELDTAKLAESLNLVNQQLGGSPELIAQALDSVGALAKTIDSRKTQVDTLLKDLDRVTTILADNRNSVLLVVTQGEAIASRVMERQNLLRQLLDNVATLTAQLQQIGAQNDNQFSGTLDQLNIMASGLQKNKDNLDRLLSIMPPAVRYLANAWGNGNYAEVSLPWLFPDNWLCFAQVAEGCA from the coding sequence ATGACCAAGATCAAAACCTGGTTCAACGCCAACCGCTACTTCGGTCTCGGCATCATCGGCGCCGCCCTGGTTGCGGTGGTGGTGATCGCGTCCTCCGGCTTCCAGAGCCTCGGCATCGGCGAGCAGTCGATCGAGGCGGAGTTCGTCCAGGCCGCAGGCATCAAGGTCGGCGACAAGGTCGACGTCGCCGGCGTCCCGGTCGGCCGGGTCTCCGGCGCCGAACTCGAGGGCGATCACGTGGTGATCACCCTGCAGGTCAGCGACGATGTGAAGCTCGGCCCCGACGCGCACGCCTCGATCAAGATGGCGACGCTGCTGGGCGCCCGCTACATCGACCTGGAGCCCGGTGACGGTTCGGGCCTGCCGGACAAGCGGATCCCCAAGACCAACACCACGGTTCCCTACAACCTGGCCGACGTCGTGCAGCGCGGTACCCCGAAGTTCGAGGAACTCGACACCGCCAAGCTGGCCGAATCGCTGAACCTGGTCAATCAGCAGCTCGGCGGTTCGCCGGAGCTGATCGCGCAGGCGCTCGACAGTGTCGGCGCGCTGGCCAAGACCATCGACTCGCGCAAGACCCAGGTCGACACCCTGCTCAAGGACCTGGACCGGGTCACCACCATCCTGGCCGACAACCGCAACAGCGTGCTGCTGGTGGTCACCCAGGGCGAGGCGATCGCCAGCCGGGTGATGGAGCGGCAGAACCTGCTGCGTCAGCTGCTCGACAATGTCGCCACGCTGACCGCCCAGTTGCAGCAGATCGGCGCGCAGAACGACAACCAGTTCTCCGGCACCCTCGATCAGCTCAACATCATGGCCTCAGGCCTGCAGAAGAACAAGGACAACCTGGACCGGCTGCTGTCGATCATGCCGCCCGCGGTGCGCTACCTGGCCAACGCCTGGGGTAACGGCAACTACGCCGAGGTCAGCCTCCCGTGGCTGTTCCCGGACAACTGGTTGTGCTTCGCCCAAGTCGCCGAGGGGTGCGCGTGA
- a CDS encoding MCE family protein yields MRLKTIAQSLFVAATALLVGSCSLLPGPLNNDIKITADFENIAGMYEGNSVQVLGIDVGKVDKIVPRGTFVEVHMTLDGDVKFPKDAMAVVISPSIVTDRHIEITPPFTEGETLSDGDHLPLERTDVPVELDTMIKTIDQFAAALKPEEGQEGLGPLSGRVLYPMLDGNGEKIRDTLNALSSALKVGLDNKDAISTIIIKLNELTTMLAENDQSVRDFSNQATQMTTLLAEQAPGLQATLDQLNSFLTNTSSIFADHQAQISDTLTRMTAVTDQLRQNARGLTEVIDVAPMLLESIDKSMNKELGYIRLHTLVGGTLAGEQISLFCERIQMRADGCRTGRMEDFGPDFGLTAALLGLTK; encoded by the coding sequence ATGAGACTCAAAACGATCGCCCAGTCGCTGTTCGTCGCAGCCACCGCGCTGCTCGTCGGTAGCTGCTCGCTGCTGCCGGGTCCGTTGAACAACGACATCAAGATCACCGCGGATTTCGAGAACATCGCGGGCATGTACGAGGGCAACAGCGTCCAGGTGCTCGGGATCGACGTCGGCAAGGTCGACAAGATCGTGCCGCGCGGCACCTTCGTCGAGGTGCACATGACCCTCGACGGTGATGTGAAGTTCCCCAAGGACGCCATGGCCGTGGTGATCTCGCCGTCGATCGTCACCGACCGCCACATCGAGATCACCCCGCCGTTCACCGAGGGCGAGACGCTCTCCGACGGCGACCACCTGCCGCTGGAACGCACCGACGTCCCGGTCGAACTCGACACGATGATCAAGACCATCGATCAGTTCGCCGCGGCGCTCAAACCAGAAGAGGGCCAGGAAGGCCTCGGTCCGCTGTCGGGCCGGGTGCTGTACCCGATGCTCGACGGCAACGGTGAGAAGATCCGCGACACCCTCAACGCGCTGTCGAGTGCGCTGAAGGTCGGCCTCGACAACAAGGACGCGATCTCGACCATCATCATCAAGCTCAACGAGCTCACCACCATGCTGGCCGAAAACGATCAGTCGGTACGCGATTTCAGCAACCAGGCCACCCAGATGACCACCCTGCTCGCCGAGCAGGCGCCCGGTCTGCAGGCGACGCTGGATCAGCTCAACAGCTTCCTGACCAACACCAGCTCGATCTTCGCCGACCACCAGGCCCAGATCAGCGACACCCTGACCAGGATGACGGCGGTCACCGACCAGCTGCGCCAGAACGCGCGCGGGCTCACCGAGGTCATCGACGTCGCGCCGATGCTGCTGGAGAGCATCGACAAGTCGATGAACAAGGAGCTCGGCTACATCCGGCTGCACACACTCGTCGGCGGCACTCTCGCCGGCGAGCAGATCAGCCTGTTCTGCGAACGCATCCAGATGCGTGCCGACGGTTGTCGAACCGGCCGCATGGAGGACTTCGGTCCCGACTTCGGACTCACCGCCGCACTGCTTGGACTGACGAAATGA
- a CDS encoding DUF6764 family protein: MKLISAIACATATAGACLAAPAVASANTVQCAADNGADVMILDGDHGCRARSGEFGKARSAGVDGIGYAIASSGATAVGIGAAGGLGASEGVGGVPIAVGLGPDAVALTSLLPVGGATSSSAVAVSLAVDGSRAQVLSGEDAVVCLGVAAFAWNAGTGEACLATPVGRWQRS; the protein is encoded by the coding sequence ATGAAGCTGATCAGCGCGATCGCCTGCGCCACCGCGACCGCCGGGGCCTGTCTCGCGGCACCGGCGGTGGCCTCGGCAAATACCGTGCAATGCGCCGCGGACAACGGAGCCGACGTGATGATCCTCGACGGCGACCACGGGTGCCGGGCGCGCTCGGGCGAGTTCGGCAAGGCGCGCTCGGCCGGAGTCGACGGCATCGGTTACGCCATAGCATCGTCGGGCGCCACCGCGGTCGGGATCGGCGCGGCAGGCGGCCTCGGCGCGAGCGAAGGAGTCGGTGGCGTGCCGATCGCGGTCGGGCTCGGACCCGACGCCGTCGCGTTGACCTCGCTGCTGCCGGTGGGCGGGGCGACAAGTTCTTCGGCGGTGGCGGTATCGCTGGCAGTGGACGGATCCCGCGCCCAGGTGCTCTCCGGTGAAGACGCCGTGGTGTGCCTCGGCGTGGCGGCGTTCGCGTGGAACGCCGGTACGGGCGAAGCCTGCCTGGCGACTCCGGTGGGCCGCTGGCAGCGGTCGTGA
- a CDS encoding MCE family protein — protein MSIRKPLIGFSLFAVVSVLVTVVIWNTLARTVDGDTKTYSATFTDVLGLREGDDVRMAGVRVGKVEKIELDDNNDAHVSFIVQDEQTLYGNTKALVRYQNLIGQRYIALAPGTGGDATPLEDNATIPLERTEPSFDISALLNGFQPLFQALEPEQVNRLSETFVLALQGDRISLGQFITQAATLATDFERRDAILSDVITNLSGIMSGLAKRGDELETLVTQTRALIGGLYEQGQSLQQSTVQIADATTALVDMVGNIQPKLDAAQRSTTDALTLLLANGAKLDQAAIDLPSVLADVGRFTSEGAYANAYICRLDVSLYGILFPRGLFSQIGGNGQSAVCRP, from the coding sequence ATGAGCATCCGCAAACCGCTGATCGGCTTCAGCCTCTTCGCCGTCGTATCGGTGCTGGTCACCGTGGTCATCTGGAACACGCTGGCCCGCACCGTCGACGGCGACACCAAGACCTACTCGGCCACGTTCACCGACGTGCTGGGTCTGCGCGAAGGTGACGACGTCCGCATGGCGGGCGTGCGCGTCGGCAAGGTCGAAAAGATCGAACTCGACGACAACAACGACGCCCACGTGTCGTTCATCGTCCAGGACGAACAGACCCTCTACGGCAACACCAAGGCGCTGGTCCGCTACCAGAACCTGATCGGCCAGCGCTATATCGCGCTGGCGCCGGGCACCGGCGGGGACGCCACCCCGCTGGAGGACAACGCGACCATCCCGCTCGAGCGCACCGAGCCGTCCTTCGACATCTCGGCGCTGCTCAACGGATTCCAGCCGTTGTTCCAGGCGCTCGAGCCCGAGCAGGTCAACCGCCTGTCGGAGACGTTCGTGCTGGCATTGCAGGGTGACCGGATCTCGCTGGGCCAGTTCATCACCCAGGCCGCCACGCTGGCCACCGATTTCGAGCGCAGGGACGCCATTCTCAGCGATGTGATCACCAACCTCAGCGGCATCATGTCGGGGTTGGCAAAACGAGGGGACGAATTGGAGACGCTGGTAACCCAGACCAGGGCGCTGATCGGCGGGCTCTATGAACAGGGCCAGTCCTTGCAGCAGTCCACCGTGCAGATCGCCGACGCCACCACCGCATTGGTCGACATGGTCGGCAATATCCAGCCCAAGCTGGACGCCGCCCAGCGCTCGACCACCGACGCGCTGACGCTGCTGCTGGCCAACGGCGCCAAGCTCGACCAGGCCGCGATCGACCTGCCGTCGGTGCTCGCCGACGTGGGCCGGTTCACCTCCGAGGGCGCCTACGCCAACGCCTACATCTGCCGCCTCGACGTCTCGCTGTACGGAATCCTGTTCCCGCGCGGGCTGTTCTCGCAGATCGGTGGCAACGGACAGTCGGCGGTGTGCCGCCCATGA
- a CDS encoding MlaD family protein, with product MIIDPSGRGPTMRQLLIAGVCGLVVFAVILGFLMARYQGYFVPKVNVTANLTTTGDGLPQDADVKFRGVLVGAVDSVSVAAKGELQQVNIELKPEYVDGIPDNVTARVVPSNLFAVTSVELVYNGQSDGHLEEGSVIEEDTSKGTVALQDTLTTVQNILDQIDPMQFGRVLGTLSYALDGSGRVPGSTIERLDRWLTTVDESIPDLGVLLGDFSASAHALNESAPELMDVLASSVTTARTIADRRSDLAALISGASVTADKVNHLFAVNPNSGKEITAGLNATIGALASDPSAITNAIANLNTSTRKLNTVFHWGPQRQMVWNAGVTFTPWQPNTVKDCPRYGDLAGPSCATAPAVADPGVLPESMRPGRLKSAEGLPVLPPMPGMPAIPGVTTQVTAPSAPAPTAAVPNPFAGTPLEGLFPNLVPGAPAPAASQPGTPAPATQPGTDKPAQGEVAPAANTERPGVKPAARPIAYTDDPALTALLGRRASTLEYMMLSTALEGGTVQVTAEGAGR from the coding sequence ATGATCATCGATCCGAGTGGGCGCGGGCCCACCATGCGGCAACTGCTCATCGCAGGTGTGTGCGGGCTCGTCGTCTTCGCAGTCATTCTCGGCTTCCTGATGGCGCGCTATCAGGGCTACTTCGTGCCCAAGGTGAACGTCACCGCGAACCTCACCACCACCGGTGACGGCCTGCCGCAGGACGCCGACGTCAAGTTCCGCGGCGTGCTGGTCGGCGCCGTCGACAGCGTGTCGGTGGCCGCGAAGGGCGAACTCCAGCAGGTCAATATCGAGCTGAAGCCCGAGTACGTCGACGGCATCCCCGACAACGTCACCGCGCGCGTGGTGCCGAGCAACCTGTTCGCGGTCACCTCGGTCGAGCTGGTCTACAACGGCCAGTCCGACGGGCACCTGGAAGAGGGCTCGGTCATCGAGGAGGACACCAGCAAGGGCACCGTCGCCTTGCAGGACACCCTCACCACCGTGCAGAACATCCTCGACCAGATCGACCCGATGCAGTTCGGCCGGGTGCTCGGCACGCTGTCCTACGCCCTCGACGGCAGCGGCCGGGTGCCCGGTTCCACCATCGAACGGCTGGACCGCTGGCTCACTACGGTCGACGAGTCGATCCCGGATCTCGGTGTGCTGCTCGGTGATTTCTCCGCCTCGGCGCACGCGCTGAACGAATCCGCGCCGGAACTGATGGACGTGCTGGCCAGCTCGGTCACCACCGCTCGCACCATCGCCGACCGCCGCTCGGATCTGGCCGCCCTGATCAGCGGCGCCAGCGTCACCGCGGACAAGGTCAACCATCTGTTCGCGGTCAACCCGAACTCCGGTAAAGAGATCACCGCGGGCTTGAACGCCACCATCGGCGCGCTCGCCTCCGACCCCAGCGCGATCACCAACGCGATCGCCAACCTGAACACCTCCACCCGCAAGCTGAACACGGTCTTCCACTGGGGTCCGCAGCGGCAGATGGTGTGGAACGCGGGCGTCACCTTCACCCCGTGGCAACCGAACACCGTGAAGGACTGCCCGCGCTACGGCGATCTGGCCGGTCCCAGCTGTGCCACCGCGCCCGCGGTCGCCGATCCCGGTGTGCTGCCGGAATCCATGCGGCCGGGCCGGTTGAAGTCGGCCGAGGGACTGCCGGTGCTGCCGCCGATGCCGGGCATGCCCGCAATCCCCGGCGTGACCACCCAGGTCACCGCGCCGTCGGCGCCCGCGCCCACCGCGGCCGTGCCGAACCCGTTCGCGGGCACCCCGCTCGAAGGCCTGTTCCCGAACCTGGTGCCCGGCGCTCCCGCTCCGGCCGCATCGCAGCCGGGGACCCCGGCGCCGGCCACCCAGCCCGGCACGGACAAGCCCGCACAGGGTGAGGTCGCGCCCGCGGCGAACACTGAGCGGCCCGGCGTGAAGCCGGCGGCCCGGCCCATCGCCTACACCGACGATCCGGCGCTGACCGCGCTGCTGGGCCGGCGGGCCTCCACCCTCGAATACATGATGTTGAGCACGGCTCTGGAAGGCGGCACTGTGCAGGTCACCGCAGAGGGGGCCGGCCGATGA